A part of Astatotilapia calliptera chromosome 15, fAstCal1.2, whole genome shotgun sequence genomic DNA contains:
- the vrtn gene encoding vertnin has product MVQRDEVMLSALGELQEATESPGLDAVTKVAQKVEQVLAAFQLPKTTCQDFPEWAGVDDAAHGLYPADAPRGLLPLNCDGEGNLLFDAISLLLVGNTGLSLELQVRTTVEMALWKRYYLSGMIDSKMMLQAVRFSLCAEESEDMVKLPGTVLEAIFDADVKASCFPGTYANMWHVYALSSVLQFNIYSIYPMFNLKIRPYYNRIIRPRTCPKDFEPQTIHIMWSGELQSESSFRPNHFVALVRTNDLTFESPNNTQSVSAIKSDEQIQDPQLSYPSLKDKYNITKRTFYRWKRQTQEHCKKSAARYEAKHFLQACYLSGKLIPLHLFKQFFPEISRSSYYNWKHELMKSGGKFSTTSSTGETSSGDSTEQEAWSSPDAKQDELDPNDSVAGMFGLNLGKLDAERAHNVAHMQEAKRCLQNCIAMNASLPFRIFKRNFPGISRSTYYNWRREAMLFNRGYKGSTGSSEDSSDKSQSPKSLSPELRNVSQPVLARMRIYRQKHRSYRLAYMSKKQLREAAKLHVQKAKWSLAKFKMKFPSMSTCLYWLWRSSQNHKKKMVTQNTEANVLKTLESTGTENQTTESRVESQHVAPFVETPKFLERPTMPPFVPTHILHRKAPVGESMFPMDVVTLANFKAKAKLFLQQRFEEKSFPTFKEFRSYFPFTPRSTYYMWKRALHHGVSLIHA; this is encoded by the exons ATGGTTCAGAGGGACGAGGTCATGCTGTCTGCTCTGGGAGAGCTCCAGGAGGCCACAGAGAGCCCTGGCCTAGATGCAGTGACCAAAGTGGCCCAGAAGGTGGAGCAAGTCCTCGCTGCCTTTCAGCTGCCCAAGACCACCTGTCAGGATTTCCCTGAGTGGGCAGGAGTTGACGATGCCGCTCATGGTTTGTACCCAGCTGATGCACCCAGGGGCCTCCTGCCTCTAAACTGTGATGGAGAAGGCAACTTACTGTTTGATGCAATCAGCTTGCTGTTAGTGGGCAACACTGGACTGAGCTTGGAGCTACAG GTACGaaccacagtggaaatggcgCTGTGGAAGAGATACTACTTGTCTGGGATGATAGATTCTAAAATGATGCTGCAGGCTGTTCGCTTCAGTCTGTGTGCTGAAGAGTCTGAGGACATGGTAAAACTGCCTGGAACAGTATTGGAGGCCATCTTTGATGCAGATGTTAAAGCTTCCTGCTTCCCTGGCACCTATGCTAACATGTGGCATGTGTACGCCCTGTCATCAGTTCTTCAGTTCAACATCTACTCAATCTACCCCATGTTCAATCTGAAAATCAGGCCCTATTATAACAGAATCATACGCCCGAGGACCTGCCCCAAAGACTTTGAGCCCCAAACCATCCACATTATGTGGTCTGGTGAGTTGCAGTCCGAATCATCATTCAGACCCAATCATTTTGTGGCATTAGTCCGCACAAATGACCTTACATTTGAAAGCCCTAACAACACACAGAGTGTGTCAGCCATTAAGAGTGACGAGCAAATTCAGGACCCCCAGCTTTCTTATCCCAGTCTGAAAGACAAGTACAACATCACCAAGAGAACCTTCTATCGTTGGAAGAGGCAGACGCAGGAACACTGCAAAAAGTCAGCCGCCAGGTATGAGGCTAAACATTTCTTGCAAGCTTGCTACTTATCAGGCAAGCTCATCCCTTTGCACCTGTTTAAACAGTTCTTCCCCGAGATCTCTAGGTCATCTTATTACAACTGGAAGCATGAGCTCATGAAATCTGGAGGAAAATTCTCCACCACCTCTTCCACTGGGGAGACGAGTTCAGGAGATAGCACAGAGCAGGAAGCCTGGTCATCACCTGATGCAAAGCAGGATGAGCTGGATCCTAATGATAGCGTTGCCGGTATGTTTGGCCTCAACCTTGGCAAGCTGGATGCAGAACGTGCTCACAATGTTGCACATATGCAGGAAGCTAAGCGCTGCCTGCAAAATTGCATTGCCATGAACGCATCCTTGCCCTTCAGAATCTTTAAAAGAAATTTTCCAGGAATCTCAAGATCAACCTACTACAACTGGAGAAGAGAAGCCATGCTGTTCAACAGAGGGTACAAAGGCAGCACTGGCAGCAGTGAGGATAGCTCAGACAAGAGTCAAAGCCCCAAAAGTCTGTCACCAGAGCTGCGCAATGTCAGCCAGCCTGTTTTGGCAAGGATGAGgatctacagacaaaaacacagaagctaCAGGCTTGCATATATGAGCAAAAAACAGCTCAGAGAAGCTGCAAAGTTGCACGTCCAGAAGGCCAAATGGTCCCTGGCAAAGTTTAAGATGAAATTCCCCTCCATGTCAACTTGCCTCTACTGGCTGTGGCGTAGTAGCCAGaaccacaaaaagaaaatggtcaCCCAGAACACAGAGGCCAATGTCCTCAAGACGCTGGAGAGCACAGGTACAGAAAACCAGACCACTGAAAGCAGGGTGGAGAGTCAGCATGTAGCCCCATTTGTTGAGACCCCTAAATTTCTAGAAAGGCCCACCATGCCCCCCTTTGTCCCCACCCACATCCTTCACAGAAAGGCACCTGTAGGTGAGTCGATGTTTCCGATGGATGTTGTGACTCTGGCCAACTTTAAGGCAAAGGCCAAGCTCTTCCTACAGCAGCGCTTTGAGGAGAAATCCTTCCCCACATTTAAAGAATTCAGGTCCTACTTCCCGTTCACCCCTCGCTCGACCTACTACATGTGGAAGCGAGCCTTGCATCACGGGGTGTCACTAATTCACGCTTAA